A genomic window from Mesorhizobium sp. 131-2-1 includes:
- the argS gene encoding arginine--tRNA ligase → MNIFADFNARVIKAVEALDLTDKDGAPLDLSRIAVEPPRDASHGDLATNAAMVLAKPTGQNPRALAERLADALRGDADVAAADVAGPGFVNLRLKDGFWQAHLAALLGEGRDYGRSTIGGGRKANVEYVSANPTGPMHVGHCRGAVVGDTLANLMAFAGYDVTKEYVINDAGSQIDVLGRSALLRYREALGEAIGEIPPGLYPGDYLVPVGQALVKEFGGKLLQMPEDEALAIVKDRTIDAMMAMIREDLALLNVHHDVFFSERTLHADHAKKIRSAIADLTLKGHIYKGKLPPPKGEKPDDWEDREQTLFRSTAVGDDMDRALVKSDGSFTYFAADVAYLKDKVERGFVDLIYVLGADHGGYVKRLEAVARAIAGDEVKLTVLLCQLVKLFRDGEPVRMSKRSGDFITLREVVEEVGRDPIRFMMLYRKNDAPLDFDFAKVTEQSKDNPVFYVQYASARCHSVFRQASEQLGEASFDRSRLTASVASLTDEGEIGLIRKLAEYPRLIESAALALEPHRLAFYLYDLASSFHGHWNRGTDNPDLRFVKVNDRQLTYARLGLVQAVSDVLTSGLTLIGADAPTEMR, encoded by the coding sequence ATGAACATCTTCGCCGATTTCAACGCGCGAGTCATAAAAGCCGTCGAAGCGCTTGATCTGACAGACAAGGACGGCGCGCCGCTCGACCTCTCACGCATTGCCGTCGAGCCGCCGCGCGACGCCAGCCACGGCGACCTCGCCACCAACGCCGCAATGGTGCTGGCCAAGCCCACCGGGCAGAACCCGCGGGCGCTGGCCGAAAGGCTGGCCGACGCGCTGCGCGGCGATGCCGACGTCGCGGCGGCCGACGTCGCCGGTCCCGGCTTCGTCAATCTCAGGCTGAAGGACGGTTTCTGGCAGGCCCATCTCGCGGCCTTGCTCGGTGAGGGCCGCGACTACGGCCGCTCGACCATCGGCGGCGGCCGCAAGGCCAACGTCGAGTACGTCTCGGCCAATCCGACCGGCCCGATGCATGTCGGCCATTGCCGTGGCGCGGTGGTCGGCGACACCCTCGCCAACCTGATGGCCTTTGCCGGCTACGACGTCACCAAGGAATATGTCATCAACGACGCCGGCTCGCAGATCGACGTGCTCGGCCGTTCGGCCCTGCTGCGCTACCGCGAGGCGCTCGGCGAGGCAATCGGCGAGATCCCGCCCGGGCTCTATCCGGGCGACTATCTCGTTCCGGTCGGCCAGGCGCTGGTAAAGGAATTCGGCGGCAAGCTGCTGCAGATGCCGGAAGACGAGGCGCTGGCCATCGTCAAGGATCGCACGATCGACGCGATGATGGCGATGATCCGCGAGGATCTGGCGCTGCTCAACGTGCATCACGACGTCTTCTTCTCCGAGCGCACGCTGCACGCCGACCATGCCAAGAAGATCCGCTCGGCGATCGCCGACCTGACGCTGAAGGGCCATATCTACAAGGGCAAGCTGCCGCCGCCCAAGGGCGAGAAGCCGGACGACTGGGAAGACCGCGAGCAGACCCTGTTCCGCTCGACGGCCGTTGGCGACGACATGGACCGGGCGCTGGTCAAGTCGGACGGCTCCTTCACCTATTTCGCCGCCGATGTCGCCTACCTCAAGGACAAGGTCGAGCGCGGCTTCGTCGACCTGATCTATGTGCTGGGCGCCGACCATGGCGGTTACGTCAAGCGGCTGGAAGCGGTCGCCCGGGCCATCGCCGGCGACGAGGTGAAGCTCACCGTGCTGCTTTGCCAGCTGGTGAAACTGTTCCGCGACGGCGAGCCAGTCCGAATGTCGAAGCGCTCCGGCGATTTCATCACGCTGCGCGAGGTGGTCGAAGAGGTCGGCCGCGATCCGATCCGCTTCATGATGCTCTACCGCAAGAACGACGCGCCGCTCGATTTCGACTTCGCCAAGGTGACCGAGCAGTCGAAGGACAATCCGGTGTTCTACGTGCAGTACGCCTCGGCGCGCTGCCACTCGGTGTTCCGCCAGGCGAGCGAGCAGCTCGGCGAAGCCAGTTTCGACCGAAGCCGGCTGACGGCGTCGGTGGCTTCGCTGACCGACGAGGGCGAAATCGGCCTGATCCGGAAGCTAGCTGAATATCCCAGGCTAATCGAATCCGCGGCTCTTGCATTGGAGCCGCACAGGCTGGCATTCTACCTCTACGATCTGGCTTCCAGCTTCCATGGGCACTGGAACCGGGGGACCGACAATCCCGACTTACGTTTTGTTAAGGTTAACGACCGACAATTGACGTATGCCAGACTAGGGCTGGTGCAGGCCGTTTCGGACGTTTTGACGTCCGGCCTGACGCTGATAGGGGCGGATGCGCCCACCGAGATGCGTTAG
- a CDS encoding VOC family protein produces MPGVGAVRQVALSAGRDLDTTLAFWRDVLGMGVHARYDPPGIAFIMAGAVRLFFTDGIPAGTVYLDIVGLEAFHARAKALGIPFTAPPALVHRDTEGQFGPAGESEWMAFLKDPAGNTIGLVERLPSEDS; encoded by the coding sequence ATGCCTGGCGTCGGCGCGGTCCGTCAGGTCGCGCTCTCGGCCGGGCGCGATCTCGACACGACGCTGGCCTTCTGGCGTGACGTTCTCGGCATGGGCGTGCATGCGCGCTATGATCCGCCTGGCATCGCCTTCATCATGGCCGGCGCCGTGCGCCTGTTCTTCACCGACGGCATACCGGCGGGCACCGTCTATCTCGACATTGTCGGCCTCGAAGCCTTCCATGCGCGAGCGAAGGCCCTGGGCATTCCCTTCACTGCACCGCCGGCGCTCGTCCATCGCGACACCGAAGGCCAATTCGGCCCGGCAGGGGAAAGCGAATGGATGGCCTTTCTAAAGGACCCGGCAGGCAATACGATCGGCCTCGTCGAACGCCTTCCGTCCGAAGATTCCTAA
- a CDS encoding deoxyguanosinetriphosphate triphosphohydrolase — translation MVERQDALGDIGFGYRPRAAYASDPSHSRGRLFEEAESPTRTPFQRDRDRIIHSTAFRRLKHKTQVFVAHEGDHYRTRLTHSIEVAQIARALARALRGDEDLAEAVALVHDFGHTPFGHTGEDALNEKMAAWGGFDHNAQSLRVVTRLERRYAEFDGLNLTWETLEGLVKHNGPLTDAKGQGLKGPVPQAIGDYSQLHDLELDRFAGIEAQCAAIADDIAYNTHDIDDGLRSGFLTLDMLEDVTLPGSILAGVRARYPALDRVRTGHELMRRQITMMVEDVIASTHANLERLKPGSADAVRAAGETMVTFSAGMAAAEKELKAFLYKHLYRHSEVMRVRADAERIVRDLFDVYFADPRAMPDGWREGLDRAQDRTKARAVADFLAGMTDTYALKEHRRLFDHTPDLS, via the coding sequence ATGGTAGAGCGGCAGGATGCTCTCGGCGACATAGGGTTCGGCTACCGGCCGCGCGCCGCCTATGCCAGCGATCCCTCGCATTCGCGCGGCCGATTGTTCGAGGAAGCGGAAAGCCCGACCCGCACGCCCTTCCAGCGCGATCGCGACCGCATCATCCACTCGACCGCCTTTCGCCGCCTGAAGCACAAGACACAGGTGTTCGTCGCCCATGAAGGCGATCACTATCGCACAAGGCTGACGCATTCGATCGAGGTGGCGCAGATCGCCCGCGCCTTGGCGCGGGCGCTGCGCGGCGACGAGGATCTGGCCGAAGCGGTGGCGCTGGTGCACGATTTCGGCCACACGCCCTTCGGCCATACCGGCGAGGACGCGCTGAACGAGAAGATGGCCGCCTGGGGCGGCTTCGACCACAACGCGCAGTCGCTGCGCGTGGTGACGCGGCTGGAGCGGCGCTATGCCGAGTTCGACGGGCTGAACCTCACCTGGGAGACGCTGGAGGGGCTGGTCAAGCACAATGGGCCGCTGACCGATGCGAAAGGGCAGGGATTGAAGGGCCCGGTGCCGCAGGCGATCGGCGACTATTCGCAATTGCACGATCTCGAACTCGACCGGTTCGCCGGCATCGAGGCGCAATGCGCGGCGATCGCCGACGACATCGCCTACAACACCCATGACATCGATGACGGATTGCGCTCGGGCTTCCTGACGCTCGACATGCTGGAGGACGTCACCTTGCCGGGCTCGATCCTGGCCGGCGTGCGGGCGCGCTACCCGGCGCTCGATCGGGTGCGCACTGGCCACGAGCTGATGCGCCGCCAGATCACCATGATGGTCGAGGATGTGATTGCCTCCACCCACGCCAACCTCGAGCGCCTGAAGCCCGGGAGCGCCGATGCGGTGCGGGCAGCGGGCGAGACGATGGTGACCTTCTCCGCCGGCATGGCCGCGGCCGAGAAGGAATTGAAGGCCTTTCTCTACAAGCACCTCTATCGGCACAGCGAGGTGATGCGGGTGCGCGCCGATGCCGAGCGGATTGTGCGCGACCTGTTCGACGTCTATTTCGCCGATCCGCGCGCCATGCCGGACGGCTGGCGTGAAGGGCTGGACAGAGCGCAGGATCGCACCAAGGCGCGCGCCGTGGCGGATTTCCTGGCAGGCATGACCGATACCTATGCGCTGAAGGAACACCGGCGCTTGTTTGACCACACGCCCGATTTAAGCTAG
- a CDS encoding tetratricopeptide repeat protein has protein sequence MRISELLRSSVLPALVAVAIFDAVGQAMAFDDKVFDDKTGVKPQSSPWAVFQFGFSAYKNGHKDQAVEAYKYAAENGQIGATWKLARMYAEGDGVARDDYAAFKFFSEIVDQDVEPGSPEESYVSDALVALGDYLRKGIPGSPVTENEVAAQEYYMRAAANYRNPNAQFEIGQMFLKGEGGVKASVKQAGRWLQLAAEKGHAGAQATLGNLLFQSGKVVRGLAMMTAALERAAPADQPWIRSMQEEAFAAAGEADRRTAISLADDILTKGNNGDQ, from the coding sequence ATGCGGATATCTGAGTTGTTGAGGTCGTCTGTCCTTCCGGCACTGGTCGCTGTTGCGATCTTTGACGCCGTAGGCCAGGCCATGGCCTTCGACGACAAGGTGTTCGACGACAAGACCGGCGTGAAGCCGCAGTCCAGCCCGTGGGCGGTGTTCCAGTTCGGCTTTTCCGCCTACAAGAACGGCCACAAGGACCAGGCGGTCGAGGCCTATAAATACGCCGCCGAGAACGGCCAGATCGGCGCTACCTGGAAGCTCGCGCGCATGTATGCCGAAGGCGACGGCGTGGCGCGCGACGACTATGCGGCCTTCAAGTTCTTCTCGGAGATCGTCGACCAGGACGTCGAGCCCGGATCGCCGGAGGAGAGCTATGTCTCCGACGCGCTGGTGGCGCTCGGCGATTACCTGCGCAAGGGCATACCCGGCAGCCCGGTCACCGAGAACGAGGTCGCGGCGCAGGAATACTACATGCGCGCGGCCGCCAATTACCGCAATCCGAACGCCCAGTTCGAGATCGGGCAGATGTTCCTGAAGGGCGAGGGCGGCGTCAAGGCAAGCGTCAAGCAGGCCGGGCGCTGGCTGCAGCTGGCAGCTGAGAAGGGCCATGCCGGCGCGCAGGCGACGCTCGGCAATCTCCTGTTCCAGAGCGGCAAGGTGGTGCGCGGCCTAGCCATGATGACGGCAGCACTCGAACGCGCCGCACCGGCCGACCAGCCGTGGATCCGCAGCATGCAGGAAGAGGCTTTTGCCGCTGCCGGCGAGGCCGACCGCCGCACGGCGATTTCGCTGGCCGACGATATCCTCACCAAGGGCAACAACGGCGACCAGTAG
- the ilvD gene encoding dihydroxy-acid dehydratase, protein MDARVISKAKLPSRHVTVGPSRAPHRSYLYAMGLSAAEIAQPLVGVASCWNEAAPCNISLMRQAQVVKKGVAAANGTPREFCTITVTDGIAMGHQGMKSSLVSREVIADSVELTMRGHCYDALVGLAGCDKSLPGMMMAMVRLNVPSVFIYGGSILPGSYRGRQITVQDVFEAVGQHSVGTISDAELLEIEQSACPSAGSCGAQFTANTMATVAEAMGLALPYSCGAPAPYEMRDRFNFASGEKVMELIAKNIRPRDIVTLKSLENAATVVSATGGSTNAALHLPAIAHEAGIKFDLFDVAAIFEKTPYIADLKPGGKYVAKDMFEAGGIPLLMKTLLDHGYLHGDCMTVTGRTLAENMQHVAWNDSQDVVRPANRPITKTGGVVGLKGNLAPEGAIVKVAGMSELKFSGPARCFDSEEECFEAVTQRNYKEGEVLVIRYEGPRGGPGMREMLSTTAALYGQGMGGKVALITDGRFSGATRGFCIGHVGPEAAVGGPIGLIKDGDVISIDAVNGTIEVALSDAELAARAKTWKARTTDYQSGAIWKYAQTVGPARDGAVTHPGGAKETHCYADI, encoded by the coding sequence ATGGACGCCAGAGTTATCTCCAAGGCCAAGCTGCCAAGCCGCCACGTGACCGTGGGGCCGTCGCGCGCGCCGCATCGCTCGTACCTCTACGCGATGGGGCTGTCGGCGGCCGAGATCGCGCAGCCTTTGGTCGGTGTCGCCAGCTGCTGGAACGAAGCGGCGCCCTGCAACATCTCGCTGATGCGCCAGGCGCAGGTGGTGAAGAAGGGCGTGGCTGCCGCCAACGGCACGCCGCGCGAATTTTGCACCATCACCGTCACCGACGGCATCGCCATGGGCCACCAGGGGATGAAGTCGTCGCTGGTGTCGCGCGAGGTGATCGCCGATTCCGTCGAGCTCACCATGCGCGGCCATTGCTACGACGCGCTGGTCGGGCTCGCGGGCTGCGACAAGTCGTTGCCCGGCATGATGATGGCCATGGTCCGCCTCAACGTGCCGTCGGTCTTCATCTATGGCGGTTCGATCCTGCCGGGCAGCTATCGCGGCCGGCAGATCACCGTGCAGGACGTGTTCGAGGCGGTCGGCCAGCATTCGGTTGGTACGATCAGCGATGCCGAGCTGCTCGAGATCGAGCAGTCCGCCTGTCCCTCGGCCGGCTCCTGCGGCGCCCAGTTCACCGCCAACACCATGGCCACCGTCGCCGAGGCGATGGGGCTGGCGTTGCCCTATTCCTGCGGCGCACCGGCGCCCTACGAGATGCGCGACCGCTTCAATTTCGCCTCCGGCGAAAAGGTCATGGAGCTGATCGCCAAAAACATCCGGCCGCGCGACATCGTCACGCTGAAGTCGCTGGAGAACGCGGCGACCGTGGTGTCGGCCACCGGCGGCTCGACCAATGCGGCGCTGCACCTGCCGGCCATCGCGCATGAGGCCGGGATCAAGTTCGACCTCTTCGACGTCGCCGCGATCTTCGAGAAGACGCCCTACATCGCCGATCTCAAGCCCGGCGGCAAATATGTCGCCAAGGACATGTTCGAGGCCGGCGGCATTCCGCTGCTGATGAAGACGCTGCTCGACCATGGCTACCTGCATGGCGATTGCATGACCGTGACCGGCCGTACTTTGGCCGAAAACATGCAGCATGTTGCCTGGAATGACAGCCAGGATGTGGTCCGTCCCGCCAACCGGCCAATCACCAAGACAGGCGGTGTCGTGGGCCTGAAGGGCAACCTTGCCCCCGAAGGCGCGATCGTGAAGGTCGCGGGCATGTCGGAACTGAAATTCTCGGGTCCGGCGCGTTGCTTCGATTCGGAAGAGGAGTGCTTCGAAGCGGTCACGCAGCGCAACTACAAGGAAGGCGAGGTTCTCGTCATCCGCTACGAAGGGCCGCGCGGTGGTCCGGGCATGCGGGAGATGCTGTCGACGACGGCGGCTCTCTACGGCCAGGGCATGGGCGGCAAGGTGGCGCTGATCACCGACGGACGGTTCTCGGGCGCGACGCGCGGCTTCTGCATCGGCCATGTCGGGCCGGAGGCGGCCGTTGGCGGTCCGATCGGGCTCATCAAGGACGGCGACGTGATCTCGATTGATGCGGTCAACGGCACGATCGAGGTGGCGCTGTCCGACGCCGAACTGGCGGCAAGGGCAAAGACATGGAAGGCGCGCACGACCGACTACCAGTCTGGCGCGATCTGGAAATATGCACAGACGGTAGGGCCTGCCCGCGACGGCGCGGTCACCCATCCCGGCGGTGCGAAAGAAACACATTGCTATGCGGATATCTGA
- the xth gene encoding exodeoxyribonuclease III yields MKIVTWNINGVRARIGNLTHWLTESAPDIVCLQEIKSVDEQFPRAEVEALGYNVETHGQKGFNGVAILSKLRFDEVIRGLPGDDEDEQARFIEGVFSTDKGALRVASLYLPNGNPIDDEKKFSYKLSWMARLEKWAQERLRLEEALVLAGDYNVIPEAVDARFPENWLGDALFQPQTRQAFRRLKNLGFTEAVRAVTDSSDVYTFWDYQAGAWQKNNGIRIDHLLLSPEAANRFSAASVEKHVRAWEKPSDHVPVAIELALQPA; encoded by the coding sequence ATGAAAATCGTCACCTGGAACATCAACGGCGTTCGCGCCCGCATCGGCAACCTCACCCACTGGCTGACTGAAAGCGCGCCGGACATCGTCTGCCTGCAGGAGATCAAGTCCGTCGACGAGCAGTTCCCGCGCGCTGAAGTCGAAGCGCTCGGCTACAATGTCGAGACCCATGGCCAGAAGGGCTTCAACGGCGTCGCCATCCTGTCGAAGCTGCGCTTCGATGAGGTCATCAGAGGCCTGCCCGGCGATGACGAGGACGAGCAGGCGCGCTTCATCGAAGGCGTGTTCTCGACCGACAAGGGTGCGCTGCGTGTCGCCTCGCTCTATCTGCCGAACGGCAACCCGATCGATGACGAGAAGAAGTTTTCCTACAAGCTGTCCTGGATGGCGCGGCTTGAGAAGTGGGCGCAAGAACGGCTCCGGCTCGAGGAGGCGCTGGTGCTGGCCGGCGACTACAATGTCATCCCCGAAGCCGTCGATGCGAGGTTCCCGGAGAACTGGCTGGGCGATGCGCTGTTCCAGCCGCAGACCCGGCAGGCCTTCCGCCGGCTGAAGAACCTCGGCTTCACCGAAGCGGTGCGCGCCGTCACCGATTCTTCCGATGTCTATACGTTCTGGGACTATCAGGCCGGCGCCTGGCAGAAGAACAACGGCATCCGCATCGACCATCTGCTTTTGTCGCCGGAAGCCGCCAACCGCTTTTCCGCGGCCTCGGTCGAAAAGCATGTCCGCGCCTGGGAAAAGCCCTCCGACCACGTGCCGGTGGCGATAGAGCTGGCGCTGCAGCCGGCCTGA
- a CDS encoding OmpP1/FadL family transporter — protein sequence MNNLRLKALLGAGCFSLALIGSAMHPARAGGLERGGYDIDLLFDPSPFATEAEATYVMPDRKYKNARGPGGADLGLGTTADGAEPYWVPRIGAKVQVVQGVDCMVDYSQPWGAHVAPGMWNGAISNIETDIKSDNYAATCSYKMDAGKGQLRFIGGVFYQEVYGFKEGLVSLFPIATGRVDLSSSGWGWRAGLAYEIPDIALRASLVYNSQVKLDNISGSLTTPVGSTAIYAPSESMPDSLELKLQSGIAPGWLAFGSIKWVNWSVLQSVPICPTFAPAALCFTNGPGQVTSLDLMYRDGWTVTAGIGHKFNDEWAAAGQLSWDRGTSHGYGSQTDTWTLGGGVAYTPKPNIEVRLAGAIGVMTSGHSGTLVGENGYVAGTDASYDFGNDLVTAISGGIKIKF from the coding sequence ATGAACAATCTGCGGCTCAAGGCACTGCTGGGGGCAGGGTGCTTTTCGTTGGCTTTGATTGGATCGGCTATGCATCCGGCGCGTGCGGGCGGCCTGGAGCGTGGTGGCTACGACATCGATCTGCTGTTCGATCCGTCGCCGTTCGCCACAGAGGCCGAAGCGACCTATGTGATGCCCGACCGCAAATATAAGAATGCGCGCGGTCCGGGCGGGGCCGACCTCGGCCTGGGCACCACGGCCGATGGAGCGGAGCCTTACTGGGTCCCGCGCATCGGAGCCAAGGTCCAGGTTGTGCAAGGCGTCGACTGCATGGTCGACTATTCGCAACCTTGGGGCGCACATGTAGCACCCGGCATGTGGAACGGCGCGATCTCCAATATCGAAACCGATATCAAGAGCGACAACTACGCGGCCACCTGTTCCTATAAGATGGATGCCGGAAAAGGCCAGCTCCGTTTCATTGGCGGCGTCTTCTATCAGGAAGTGTACGGCTTCAAGGAAGGTCTGGTGTCGCTGTTCCCTATAGCGACCGGCCGTGTCGATCTGTCGAGCAGCGGTTGGGGCTGGCGAGCCGGGCTCGCGTACGAAATTCCAGATATCGCGTTGCGCGCTAGCCTTGTCTACAACTCGCAAGTCAAGCTTGACAACATCTCCGGCTCGCTGACGACGCCTGTAGGTTCTACGGCGATCTATGCCCCATCAGAGTCAATGCCGGACTCGCTGGAACTGAAATTGCAGTCGGGCATAGCGCCCGGTTGGCTGGCTTTCGGTTCGATCAAGTGGGTCAACTGGAGCGTGCTGCAGAGTGTTCCGATTTGCCCGACTTTTGCTCCAGCTGCACTTTGCTTCACGAACGGCCCGGGACAAGTGACCTCACTTGACCTGATGTATCGTGATGGCTGGACGGTGACGGCTGGCATCGGCCACAAGTTCAACGATGAGTGGGCCGCGGCCGGTCAGCTTTCCTGGGATCGCGGCACTTCGCATGGCTACGGCTCGCAGACCGATACCTGGACATTGGGCGGCGGCGTCGCCTACACGCCGAAGCCGAACATCGAGGTTCGTCTGGCCGGCGCGATCGGCGTCATGACCAGCGGCCATTCGGGCACGCTGGTCGGCGAGAACGGCTATGTGGCGGGCACCGATGCCAGCTACGACTTCGGCAACGATCTGGTCACGGCGATCTCGGGTGGCATCAAGATCAAGTTCTAA
- the erpA gene encoding iron-sulfur cluster insertion protein ErpA: MGADAKTAMKVEMTDAAARRIATIVSGEPGKTALRVSVEGGGCSGFSYKFDLVDTRNDDDVSIEKDGATVLIDDLSLVYMGGSVIDFVDDLMGQSFQIRNPNAVASCGCGTSFSV; encoded by the coding sequence ATGGGCGCCGATGCCAAGACTGCCATGAAGGTCGAAATGACCGACGCCGCCGCGAGAAGGATCGCCACGATCGTTTCCGGCGAGCCGGGCAAGACGGCGCTGCGCGTCTCGGTCGAGGGCGGCGGCTGCTCCGGCTTTTCCTACAAGTTCGATCTGGTCGACACGCGCAACGACGACGACGTCTCCATCGAGAAGGACGGCGCCACCGTCCTGATCGACGACCTGTCGCTGGTCTATATGGGCGGCTCCGTGATCGACTTCGTCGACGACCTGATGGGCCAGTCGTTCCAGATCAGGAACCCCAATGCCGTGGCCTCTTGCGGCTGCGGCACCAGCTTCTCAGTCTAG